The genomic stretch AATCATCATGAAATGGGTACTCCGGATGGTCACTCCACCTGTGTTGGAACAAAAATATATTCATTATCATATCTACAATGCATTCTAGCACAAACTGTAACTTTCCATAGAAATTCGGTACAATATTAGATTCAACTAATTTCTCCTCTCAAAGCTTATACTCACATCAGCAGCTCCACAAAACGGATATTTTTGTTCAGGGCTTCAACggctttcatttcttcctcagTGAGTGAAAAatcaaatatctgcaaaaaaaatgactgaaattaatATAATACAGGAAGTGTGGCACCATAACTTGTCTTGCTGACTATGCATTTACTGTGGGCACACTATAGCATTTTGCTAAACCCACCTGGAAGTTGTGCTTGATCCTCTCGGGGCTGAAGCTCTTGGGGATCACGACGACTCCTCTCTGGACATTGAAGCGCAGAGCCACCTGGGCACTGCTCTTACCGTACTTCTTCCCAATGGACACAAGCAGCTCGTCCTCCAGCAGGGGAGGACATTTCAAATTCACCCTAAaccagagacagaagaaaacacaaataatgcCAGGAAAGCTATTAAGTTTAGCATCCCTAAGTGTTGAGGGTTTGGTAACAGTAATGTTGTATGGTCACATACGAGGCTGACATGTTGCACAGATATTGTTCTCTATTTAATTTTGGACATTGGCAAACAATTATGAACGAGGGTAAGTTCTTTCCGTATGTTGTCTCATTCTGTTGCTGAATTGAGCATCAATTCTTCATTCAAATTGTAATGATTGACCAGCGTTTCCCTGCTTTTGTACAAGTGTCACAGAGATTTGTGTTATGTGATGTCTAAAAATCCGTTTTTCTCCCTTCCATGAATACAATACCAGGAGgaacaaaacaccacaaaataccagctgtcaaaaacatcttttaGAAATATCACACcggccttgaaaactgcatgTCTCTTAAAACTCGCATACCAGGATGCATCTCTGGAGGAGCCAATTGGACAGTAGCCAACAATTACAATGTCATGCTGACGACAGAACTCCAGAAGCTTGGGCTGCGTAAAATATGGATGGCATTCAACCTACAGGGAAGTAAGAAGAAAATAGACAATTAGCACACTTTGCTCTTACTAGCTGGATTAAAATCAGGCTggaatggaaagaaaaatgttaTTCATCGAAGTCTGCTGAGTATTAAGCATACTATATACTGTAAGTAACCACAGCTATACTGCATCATTTACTGGACTGCGTTTCAATGTGGGAATGTTTGCATTGACCCAAGAAAACTAAATGAGTAATGATAAAGTTGAAACTGATTCCAGTCATGTCACCAAGTAATGGTAGCTGCTTTCATCAACCATAATTAGCTCACAGATTAAATGTCAAGCTGTCAGTTTATTTCTGTAGCATCGGCTGAATGGAAAACAGATCATTTGCATTAGCCCTAAAGTTCGAAAAGCTCAGGAACAACCTTGTGGTAATAGCCGTCTGTAAACAATATACTACTGTGCATGCACTATGCTATTTCTGATGTCAGTGCGGCCCTAAGCAGAAGAGGTGGGGTCACCTGGTTGGATacaggtttgtgtttgaggtcgggtttattcagcagcagctccagctgtctGCGGTTGAAATTGGAGACTCCCAGAGATTTAACCAGCCCTGCGTCTTTGCACGCCTCTAAAGCCTGTTGAGAAGAAAAGATTTACATCCTCACAGTGACTGATAGTGATTATCTTTACAGACCTACTGAGATAGTGGCGAAAAAATTTAAAGCACGgcgaggaggaaaaaacagatcTTTGAACGCAGCTTTACGACACTGTCCTTGACAGACGCTTACAGCAGAGAATGCTCTGGCATCAGCGCTCAAGTATGAAGGAATATCACATGCTGATTTCAACGTGGTTTATCTTGAtgtcttattttattgttattacttCCATATTTTCTTGGAAGGCATTCGTATAGTGCATTACAAGCAGTGCTAATATacacaaaaaaggaaatacCAAACTAAATCCAATGCAAAAACTATGGAATTAATATTACCATTATGGAGACTTTTGTCCATCCCCACTGACATAAATGCATTTACACCTGTTTTCATAATGCTTCCATGTTTAAGAGTACTTGTAAACATGTGAAACAAAAGTCTAACAGAGATACATTAAGTATGAAAACTATACGTCTTGAAAATAGCACAGGAGAAGAGCAACAGGTATGCAAAGTCATCAAACAGCAGGACCGATACCAGATTCACTGTGAATTTAACAGAACTCACCTCCCATGTTGCACAGAGGTCTGTGTGGTGGTAGATGTGTTTTCCATCCTCGTCTTTTGGATAGAACTCATTCCCAGGCTAAAAATCAAGTTTAATGATTTGGATTAACACTTAAGGTTTGGAAGTGCTGCTGGCTTCATCTAGACTATTTTGGTTAAAACATACAGTCATACAAATATCTGTGAGAAAAAACACTAAATGTAGACAAATGGTTCCAGTACCTGAAAATCTAAAACTCAGCATTATCATTATGCAGCTAATGTGCATAAATTATGTAAAATTGTCTTGATGTCTTTATTTAAtttaacagagaaaaaaacGTCTCATGAGGATGTGTTGATTCTAGTCTAAATAGTTTTAACTCAGCACACTTTTTCTAGCATCTTCAAGTCATTCTGTTTAACTGGGAAACTCGATAAGAGCATTATTCAAACTAAACATTACCTTTGTGACAGTGAGGGCAACGTTCAGACACTGGGCTGCTGGCTGGTAAGCTGGCATCTATATGTGTAATATATACAAACCTTGAAGGCCATAGGAAGCTCAACGATGTAAAGATCCACATAGTCTAGCTTCAAGGCTTTCAGGGTCCTCTCCAAGGCCCGTCTCACCAGTACTGGTGGATGGAAGGTATTCCACAGCTGAGGAAGATAGCACAGAAgtactttaaaaaatgtatgaaaatgaaattaacaaGTACTGCTTCAGCAAAACTGTATACAGTGTGCAAAAGCCttcagaaaaacatgcagactCCAACACTGCATGACATTACTTGACATAACTTATGACCTTTCCACAGTAAAAGATGTCCTCTCTTTTCACTGTCCCATCAGCGATCTTCTCTCTGATGGCTTGACCCACTTCGTGCTCATTGAAATACACCAATGCCCCGTCGAAGTGCCTGTAACCCACATCTATCGCCAGCTTGACACACTC from Chaetodon auriga isolate fChaAug3 chromosome 6, fChaAug3.hap1, whole genome shotgun sequence encodes the following:
- the LOC143322590 gene encoding aldo-keto reductase family 1 member D1-like isoform X1, whose amino-acid sequence is MNLTAESHRIPLSDGNHIPLLGLGTYGDPRTTPKGTALECVKLAIDVGYRHFDGALVYFNEHEVGQAIREKIADGTVKREDIFYCGKLWNTFHPPVLVRRALERTLKALKLDYVDLYIVELPMAFKPGNEFYPKDEDGKHIYHHTDLCATWEALEACKDAGLVKSLGVSNFNRRQLELLLNKPDLKHKPVSNQVECHPYFTQPKLLEFCRQHDIVIVGYCPIGSSRDASWVNLKCPPLLEDELLVSIGKKYGKSSAQVALRFNVQRGVVVIPKSFSPERIKHNFQIFDFSLTEEEMKAVEALNKNIRFVELLMWSDHPEYPFHDDY
- the LOC143322590 gene encoding aldo-keto reductase family 1 member D1-like isoform X2, producing MNLTAESHRIPLSDGNHIPLLGLGTYGDPRTTPKGTALECVKLAIDVGYRHFDGALVYFNEHEVGQAIREKIADGTVKREDIFYCGKLWNTFHPPVLVRRALERTLKALKLDYVDLYIVELPMAFKPGNEFYPKDEDGKHIYHHTDLCATWEVECHPYFTQPKLLEFCRQHDIVIVGYCPIGSSRDASWVNLKCPPLLEDELLVSIGKKYGKSSAQVALRFNVQRGVVVIPKSFSPERIKHNFQIFDFSLTEEEMKAVEALNKNIRFVELLMWSDHPEYPFHDDY